In the Corynebacterium gerontici genome, one interval contains:
- a CDS encoding ATP-dependent Clp protease proteolytic subunit — MNNNGMHLPESRYVLPSFIEQSAYGTKETNPYAKLFEERIIFLGTQVDDTSANDVMAQLLVLEGLDPDREITMYINSPGGSFTSLMAIYDTMQYVRPDVRTVCLGQAASAAAVLLAAGAPGKRACLPNSRVLIHQPATEGTRGQVSDLEIQAKEIERMRVLMEETLARHTGRSAEQIREDTDRDKILTAQEAVEYGIVDQVFDYRKMNG; from the coding sequence ATGAACAACAACGGTATGCATTTGCCAGAATCACGCTACGTCCTGCCTTCCTTCATCGAGCAATCGGCGTACGGAACTAAGGAGACGAATCCTTATGCGAAACTCTTTGAAGAGCGCATCATCTTCCTAGGAACGCAGGTCGATGACACTTCAGCCAACGACGTCATGGCGCAGCTACTGGTGCTCGAAGGCCTAGACCCGGACCGCGAAATCACCATGTATATTAACTCGCCAGGTGGATCCTTCACCTCGCTGATGGCGATCTACGACACGATGCAGTACGTTCGCCCCGATGTGCGCACAGTGTGCCTTGGGCAAGCTGCTTCGGCGGCAGCTGTATTGTTGGCTGCCGGGGCACCGGGAAAGCGCGCCTGCCTTCCAAACTCGCGAGTGTTGATTCACCAGCCAGCAACCGAAGGAACTCGTGGCCAGGTTTCTGATCTGGAAATCCAGGCGAAAGAGATCGAGCGTATGCGTGTGCTGATGGAAGAGACGCTGGCTCGTCATACCGGTCGCAGCGCGGAGCAGATCCGCGAAGACACTGACCGTGACAAGATCCTGACTGCGCAGGAAGCTGTGGAGTACGGGATCGTGGATCAGGTGTTTGATTATCGAAAGATGAACGGCTAA